One Anopheles marshallii chromosome 3, idAnoMarsDA_429_01, whole genome shotgun sequence genomic region harbors:
- the LOC128712452 gene encoding uncharacterized protein LOC128712452: protein MRPRDSIVLVPGPFLWIVWSALFASTLPKIDSFVGLPLSTKPARLWPLLLQLPNTPPPTIGRVVPGVQCDRPCTTDGPPLTCHFHWKLENFATMGSSCGHCWLGIRKHCFHRQCITANGMERGVYTINRRIPGPAIHVCKHDIIVVDVENELEGLGSTIHWHGFHQKDSPWMDGVPMVTQCPIAQGTVFRYRFTAEEAGTQFYHSHSGFQKANGHYGMVVVRDPDDLNRKHYDYDLSEHRIIIADWTLDMVEKWVPGISTESMRVDSILINGRGRYFNETTGTRANAPLTVYQVEYGKRYRFRLVSSGSQYCPFQLQIQNHSMLIISTDGGTVQPQHTVDTLLSISGERYDFVLTANQPPGHYWVRVRGVGFCDPMRVEDFAVLSYRTTVSSIPDGELTVEQTLAFPEASLPAYDDPYPEGIVFNHQTAPCYTPNDTYICAADLESYEVFRDDALIDAVPDHTFFLGFHVIRANNSLLFSDHGSSHFATVQDDFNTIGATNMISFVPPTFPLLIQPELIVNESAQFCNVSHKPAHCTDDRLCFCTHRIKVKHNDVIEIVLHDTAKVQQQFYHPFHLHGHRFIVTDSGRFPSDILTDQIAYLQNLRAVRRPNAHSPPYKDTMSIPNRGYVRVRFRADNPGFWLVHCHFEWHLANGMGLVLQIGEPDEMLKPPANFPRCGSYQPPLEGADQARH from the exons ATGAGACCTCGCGATAGTATAGTGCTGGTCCCGGGACCATTTCTGTGGATAGTTTGGAGTGCATTGTTTGCATCGACACTACCGAAGATCGATAGCTTCGTAGGATTACCACTGTCGACAAAGCCGG CACGACTCTGGCCACTGCTACTACAACTCCCCAATACGCCCCCACCCACCATAGGACGAGTCGTACCGGGTGTGCAGTGTGACCGGCCTTGCACTACCGATGGACCACCGCTAACATGCCACTTTCACTGGAAGTTGGAAAACTTCGCCACCATGGGATC ATCCTGCGGGCACTGTTGGCTCGGCATCCGGAAGCACTGCTTCCATCGGCAGTGCATCACAGCGAACGGGATGGAGCGCGGTGTTTACACCATCAACCGACGCATCCCGGGACCGGCGATACATGTCTGCAAGCACGACATCATCGTGGTGGACGTTGAGAACGAGCTCGAGGGTCTCGGGTCGACGATCCACTGGCACGGTTTCCATCAGAAGGACAGTCCCTGGATGGATGGTGTGCCGATGGTGACCCAATGCCCGATAGCGCAGGGTACCGTCTTTCGCTATCGCTTCACAGCGGAGGAAGCCGGCACACAGTTCTACCACTCGCACTCCG GCTTTCAGAAGGCGAACGGACACTACGGTATGGTGGTCGTGCGCGACCCGGATGATCTCAATCGGAAACACTATGACTACGATCTGTCCGAGCATCGGATCATCATCGCGGACTGGACGCTAGACATGGTGGAAAAGTGGGTACCGGGCATCTCCACCGAGTCGATGCGCGTCGACTCCATCCTCATCAATGGCCGCGGGCGGTACTTTAAT GAAACGACCGGTACTCGAGCGAATGCCCCGTTAACGGTGTACCAGGTGGAATATGGCAAACGGTACCGCTTTCGGTTGGTCAGCAGCGGTAGCCAGTACTGTCCGTTCCAGCTGCAG ATCCAAAATCACAGTATGTTGATCATCTCCACCGATGGGGGAACAGTGCAGCCACAGCACACCGTAGACACGCTGTTGTCCATCTCCGGCGAACGATACGATTTCGTCCTCACAGCCAACCAACCGCCGG GCCATTACTGGGTACGTGTCCGAGGGGTCGGTTTCTGCGATCCAATGCGCGTGGAAGATTTTGCCGTCTTGTCCTACCGCACAACGGTGTCGTCCATCCCGGACGGTGAGCTGACGGTAGAGCAAACGTTGGCCTTCCCGGAGGCATCGCTACCGGCGTACGATGACCCATACCCGGAGGGTATCGTATTTAACCACCAAACCGCACCCTGCTACACCCCGAACGACACGTACATCTGTGCCGCGGATCTGGAATCGTACGAGGTGTTCCGGGACGATGCACTCATCGACGCCGTACCGGATCATACGTTTTTCCTTGGGTTTCATGTTATCAGAGCGAACAATAGCTTGCTGTTCTCGGATCATGGTTCTAGCCATTTCGCAA CCGTCCAAGATGATTTCAACACGATCGGTGCAACGAACATGATCAGCTTTGTGCCACCGACCTTCCCGCTGCTGATCCAACCCGAGCTGATAGTCAACGAGAGTGCACAGTTTTGCAACGTTAGTCACAAACCGGCCCACTGCACCGATGACCGTTTGTGCTTTTGCACACACCGCATAAAGGTGAAACACAACGATGTTATCGAGATCGTACTGCACGATACGGCCAAGG TGCAACAACAGTTCTACCATCCATTCCATCTCCACGGGCATCGATTTATAGTGACCGATTCTGGTCGCTTTCCGAGCGACATCCTTACGGATCAGATAGCATACCTGCAGAATCTTCGTGCCGTTCGGCGACCAAACGCACACAGCCCACCGTACAAGGATACGATGTCCATACCGAACCGGGGCTACGTTCGGGTGCGGTTCCGTGCGGACAACCCTG GCTTCTGGCTGGTTCACTGTCACTTTGAATGGCATCTTGCCAACGGTATGGGGCTGGTGCTGCAGATTGGTGAACCGGACGAAATGCTCAAACCGCCGGCCAATTTCCCCCGCTGCGGTAGCTATCAACCACCGCTGGAGGGAGCCGATCAGGCAAGGCATTAG